The following proteins come from a genomic window of Schistocerca gregaria isolate iqSchGreg1 chromosome X, iqSchGreg1.2, whole genome shotgun sequence:
- the LOC126298167 gene encoding spidroin-2-like: MVPASSSCPGQQSARPPAAAAALAAAVVPASSSGPACSRQTACQPSSSSSSAGQQEWSRAAAAVPSSSSSPASCSQQASQPSSSSSSSGSGQQQRPPPLAAVLVRSCGPAGSSQPASPPLAAAAAAAPARSSGLGKQQWSSQQQPDTPPQAAAAAAAPDNSRGPGQQRRSNRQQPASQPALQQQQQQQRPCSGPVQQQWSSRQQPASQPDLQQRQQPQSAAVAPASSSSPGQQQLSSRQQPASQPARPSAAAATPSSSRCPGQQQRFSRQQPTSHPALCSGPGQQSASPPTAAAAAVPASSSGPSQQQWSSRQQPASPPLAAAAAPASSSGPGHKSRPGQQQRFSRQQPTSHPAAVASVAPQQLSSRQQPASQPASPPATAAAVSLASSSSHGQQQRSSRQEPASQPDLQQQQQHRRPHPAAAVLASSSGSPGSSQLAIQPSGSSSSSSSSGPVQQQRSRPAISQSSNSSSSSSSPGQQQRSWPAAAVQPAAASQPASQPASQPASPPLAAAAAAVLATRVVPANSSTPAGTSQPAIQQQ; encoded by the exons atggtcccggccagcagcagctgtcctgGCCAGCAATCAGCCAGACCTCCGGCTGCAGCAGCGGCCCTGGCAGCAGCagtggtcccggccagcagcagcggtccagcctgcagcagacagacagcctgccagccctccagcagcagcagcagcgccggcCAGCAGGAGTGGTCCCGGGCAGCAGCAGCTGTCCcgtccagcagcagcagtccagccagttGCAGCCAGCAAGCCAGCCAGCcttccagcagcagcagtagcagcggctCTGGCCAGCAGCAGCGGCCCCCGCCACTAGCAGCGGTCCTGGTCAGAAGCtgtggtccagccggcagcagccagccagccagccctccattagcagcagcagcagcagcggccccggcGAGAAGCAGTGGTCTTGGCaagcagcagtggtccagccagcagcagccagACACCCCTCcacaagcagctgcagcagcagcggccccggaCAACAGCAGAGGTCCCGGGCAGCAGCGGCGGTCCAACCGGCAGcagccagctagccagccagccctccagcagcagcagcagcagcagcggccctg CAGTGGTCCCgtccagcagcagtggtccagtcggcagcagccagccagccagccagacctccagcagcggcagcagcctcaGTCAGCTGCAGTGgccccggccagcagcagcagtcccggccagcagcagctgtccagccggcagcagccagccagccagccagccagacctTCAGCAGCAGCAGCGACCCCATCCAGCAGCAGATGTCCTGGCCAGCAGCAGCGGTTCTCCCGGCAGCAGCCAACTAGCCATCCAGCCCtctg cagcggtcccggccagcaatCAGCCAGCCctccgacagcagcagcagcagcagtccctgccagcagcagcggtcctagccagcagcagtggtccagccggcagcagccagccagccctccattagcagcagcagcggccccggccagcagcagcggtcctggCCACAAGAGtcgtcccggccagcagcagcgcttCAGCCGGCAGCAGCCAACCAGCCATCCAGCAGCAGTAGCATCAGTGGCCCCG CAGCAgctgtccagccggcagcagccagccagccagccagccagccctccagcaacagcagcagcagtttccctggccagcagcagcagtcacggccagcagcagcggtccagccggcaggagccagccagccagccagaccttcagcagcagcagcagcatcggcGACCCCATCCAGCAGCAGCTGTCCTGGCCAGCAGCAGCGGTTCTCCCGGCAGCAGCCAACTAGCCATCCAGCCCtccggcagcagcagtagtagcagcagcagtggccccgtccagcagcagcggtcccggccagcaatCAGCCAGTcctccaacagcagcagcagcagcagcagtcccggccagcagcagcggtcctggccagcagcagcggtccagccggcagcagccagccagccagccagccagccagccagccagccagccagccctccattagcagcagcagcagcagcggtcctggCCACAAGAGTCGTCCCGGCCAACAGCAGCACTCCAGCCGGCACCAGCCAACCAGCCATCCAGCAGCAGTAG
- the LOC126298166 gene encoding uncharacterized protein LOC126298166: MQSRPASAVQPAAASQPDSQPSSSCSSNGPGQQQGSRSAAVVQSAAASQPASHPAAAAAAALAAAAFPGSSSCPGQQQRLSHLQLASQPAFQPQQQQQHRQQPASQAALQHQQQQRSRPEAAVSANSSGPASSSLPPLQKQLQQQRPRPAAVAPASSSSPGQQQRSSRQQKASQPALQQQEQQQLHRPAPAVPASSSGPGQQQRSRPAAAVQPAAESQPASPPAAAAPASSSCPSQQQRCRPAAVVPSSSSGPAGSSQPARQPASPPAAAAATPFRSRMIPSSITPSSR; this comes from the exons ATGCAGTCTCGGCCAGCATCAGCCGTCCAGcctgcagcagccagccagccagacagccagccctccagcagctgcagcagcaatggCCCCGGCCAGCAGCAGGGGTCCCGATCAGCAGCAGTGGTCCagtcggcagcagccagccagccagccagccatccagcagcagctgcagcagcggccCTGGCAGCAGCAGCGTTCCCGGGCAGCAGCAGCTGTCCCGGCCAACAGCAGCGCCTCAGCCATTTGcagctagccagccagccagccttccagccgcagcagcagcagcagca ccggcagcagccagccagccaggcagccctccagcaccagcagcagcagcggtcccggccagaagCAGCGGTCTCGGCaaacagcagcggtccagccagcagcagcctgCCACCCCTCcagaagcagctgcagcagcaacggCCCCGGCCAGCAGCAGTGgccccagccagcagcagcagtcccggccagcagcagcggtccagccggcagcagaaagccagccagccagccctccagcagcaggagcagcagcagctgcaTCGGCCAGcaccagcggtcccggccagcagcagcggtccaggccagcagcagcggtcccggccagcagcagcggtccagccggcagcagaaagccagccagccagccctccagcagcagcggcgcCGGCCAGCAGCAGCTGccccagccagcagcagcggtgCCGTCCAGCAGCAGTGGTCCCgtccagcagcagtggtccagccggcagcagccagccagccaggcagccagccagccctccagcagcagcagcagcgaccccg TTTCGATCCcggatgatccccagttcgattactccctcttcccgg
- the LOC126298168 gene encoding mucin-19-like: MGQPAAASQPSSSSSSGGPGQLQWSRPAGAVLASRIGPAGSSQPALQQQQQQWSRPVASVQLAAASQPASPPAVAAAAALAISSSAGQQQRSRPAPAASWQQTASQPASQPALQQQQQLALQQQQQQQQQQPRPQQQQQQQQQQQQRRPRPAAAAPASSSSPVQQQWSSPAVTCSSSGPGQQQRSSGQQKASQPALQQQQQQLLHRPASVVPASSSGLGQQLRSSRQEPASQRAHQQQQRPRPPVAVPASSSGSPGSSQPAIQPSGSSSGRGQQQWSQQQQCSSGAGQQQWSQAAAAVPASSSGPASCSQPASQPSSSSSSCAAAAAAAAAAAAPASSSGPSHSQPTRQPSSTSSSSGLGKQQWSSQQQPDTPPHAAAAAPDNSRGRGQHWRSSCQQPASPPATAAAVALGSSSGPGQQQRSSWQEPASQPPLQQQQQQRTRPAAAVPASSSGPSQQQRSSGHQKASQPAFQNQQQQQQWLRPAAAALIVTAVPASSSGPGQQERSGPAELVQPAAASQPSSSSSSSGPGQLRRSIWQQSASQPALQQQQQQQQHSGPSQQQRSQPAAAVQWAAESEPASPPAAAAAAAASASTSGHGQQRRSSRQQPASQPALQQNQQQRSRPTAAVPGSSNGPVQQQWSSRQQPASQPFSSSCSSGPGSSNCPGQQQRSSLQKTDSLPALKQQQRPQPVAAILARSCGPAGSSQPASKTGNPPAPAAVAVPARSSGLGKQQWSSHSSQPPHHKKLQQQLPRTTAEVPASSGSPAGSSQLASPPSSSSSSSSSGPGQQQLSRPAAVVPSSSSVPVLQQWSSRQQPASQPALQQQHLPQSVAQQQQRSRPTAVVPGSSNVPVQQQWSSQQQPATPPQAAAAAASPDNSRGPGQQRRSSRQQPASQPALQQQQQQQQQRTRLAAAVLASSSQLASQPSSSSSSSGPGQQQWSQAAAMVPASSSGPGQQSASPPATAAALSAAAVPASSSGPACSRQTACQPSSSSSGSGQQQRPQPVAAILARSCGPAGSSQPASQTGNPPAPAAAAAVPVRSSGLGKQQWSSQQQPATPPEATAAAAAPDNSRGPGQQRRSFRRQPASQPALQQQQQQQLSRPPQWCHPAAVDRPEAAVQRAGASQPDSPSAAASAAATPSSSSCHGQQQRFSQQQPASQPALQ; the protein is encoded by the exons ATgggccagccggcagcagccagccagccctccagcagcagcagcagcggtggccCTGGCCAGCTGCAGTGGTCCCGGCCAGCAGGAGCTGTCCTGGCCAGCAGAattggtccagccggcagcagccagccagccctccagcagcagcagcagcagtggtcccgGCCAGTTGCATCGGTCCAgctggcagcagccagccagccagccagccctccagcagtagcagcagcagcggccctgGCCATCAGCAGCAgtgccggccagcagcagcggtcccggccagcaccAGCGGCCAGCTGGCAGcagacagccagccagccagccagccaaccagcccttcagcagcagcaacagctgg ccctccagcagcagcagcagcagcagcagcagcagccccggcca cagcagcagcagcagcagcagcagcagcagcagcagcggcggccccgACCAGCAGCAGCTgccccggccagcagcagcagtcccgtccagcagcagtggtccagcc CGGCGGTCACGTGCAGCAgtagcggtcccggccagcagcagcggtccagtggGCAGCAGAAAGCCAGCcaaccagccctccagcagcagcagcagcagctgctgcatcGGCCAGCATCagtggtcccggccagcagcagtggTCTCGGGCAGCAGCTGCGGTCCAGCCGGcaggagccagccagccagcgagcccatcagcagcagcagcgaccCCGGCCACCAGTAgctgtcccggccagcagcagcggttctcccggcagcagccagccagccatccagcCCTCCGGCAGCAGCAGCGGCCGCGGCCAGCAGCAGTGGTCCCAGCAGCAGCaatg cagcagcggcgccggccagcagcagtggtcccaggcagcagcagctgtcccggccagcagcagtggtccagccagttgcagccagccagccagccagccttccagcagcagcagcagctgcg cagcagcagcagcagcggcagcagcagcagcagctccggccagcagcagcggcccCAGCCA CAGCCAGCCAACCAGGCAGCCctccagcaccagcagcagcagtggtctcggcaagcagcagtggtccagccagcagcagccagACACCCCTCCACATGCAGCTGCAGCGGCCCCGGACAACAGCAGAGGTCGTGGGCAGCATTGGAGGTCCAGCtgccagcagccagccagccctccagcaacagcagcagcagtggccctggggagcagcagcggtcccggccagcagcagcggtccagctggcaggagccagccagccagccaccccttcagcagcagcagcagcagcgaaccCGTCCAGCAGCAgctgtcccggccagcagcagtggtcccagccagcagcagcggtccagcgggCACCAgaaagccagccagccagccttccagaaccagcagcagcagcagcagtggctccGACCAGCAGCAGCGGCCCTGATAGtaacagcggtcccggccagcagcagtggTCCCGGCCAGCAGGAGCGGTCCGGGCCAGCAGAattggtccagccggcagcagccagccagccctccagcagcagcagcagcagcggtcccggccagttGCGTCGGTCCATCTGGCAGCAGTCAGCTAGCCAGCCAGcccttcagcagcagcagcagcagcagcagca cagcggtcccagccagcagcagcggtcccagccagcagcagcggtccagtggGCAGCAGAAAGcgagccagccagccctccagcagcagcagctgctgctgctgcatcggCCAGCACCAGCGGTCACGGccagcagcggcggtccagccggcagcagccagctagccagccagccctccagcagaatcagcagcagcggtcccggccaacaGCAGCGGTCCCAGGCAGCAGCAATGGTCCCgtccagcagcagtggtccagccggcagcagccagccagccagcccttcagcagcagctgcagcagcggccCTGGCAGCAGCAactgtcccggccagcagcagcggtccagcctgcAGAAGACAGACAGCCTGCCAGCCCTcaagcagcagcagcggccccagCCAGTAGCAGCGATCCTGGCCAGAAGCtgtggtccagccggcagcagccagccagccagcaagaCAGGCAACCCACCAGCACCAGCAGCAGTAGCGGTCCCGGCCAGAAGCAGTGGTCTCGGCaagcagcagtggtccagccatagcagccagccaccccaccacaagaagctgcagcagcagctacCCCGGACAACAGCAGAGGTCCCGGCCAGCAGCGgcagtccagccggcagcagccagctagCCAGTCCGCcctccagcagcagtagcagcagcagcagcggccctggccagcagcagctgtcccgACCTGCAGCAGTGGTGCCGTCCAGCAGCAGTGTTCCTGTCCTGCAGCAGTGGTCCagtcggcagcagccagccagccagccagccctccagcagcagcacctGCCCCAGTCAGTTGCA cagcagcagcagcggtcccggccaacagcagtggtcccaggcaGCAGCAATGTTCCCgtccagcagcagtggtccagccagcagcagccagccacccctccacaagcagctgcagcagcggcgTCTCCGGACAACAGCAGAGGTCCCGGccagcagcggcggtccagccgtcagcagccagctagccagccagccctccagcagcagcagcagcagcagcagcagcgaacccgtctagcagcagctgtcctggccagcagcagccagctagccagccagccctccagtagcagcagcagcagcggtcccggccaacagcagtggtcccaggcaGCAGCAAtggtcccagccagcagcagcggtcctggCCAGCAATCAGCTAGCCCTCCGGCTACAGCAGCGGCCCtttcagcagcagcggtcccggccagcagcagcggtccagcctgcagcagacagacagcctgccagccctccagcagcagcagcggctccggccagcagcagcggcccCAGCCAGTAGCAGCGATCCTGGCCAGAAGCtgtggtccagccggcagcagccagccagccagccagacagGCAACCctccagcaccagcagcagcagcggcggtccCGGTCAGAAGCAGCGGTCTCGGCaagcagcagtggtccagccagcagcagccagccacccctccagaaGCAACTGCAGCAGCGGCGGCCCCGGACAACAGCAGAGGTCCCGGCCAGCAGCGGAGGTCCTTCCGGAGGcagccagctagccagccagccctccagcagcagcagcagcagcagctgtcccGACCACCTCAGTGGTGCCATCCAGCAGCAGTGGATCGGCCAGAAGCAGCGGTCCAGCGGGCAGGAGCCAGCCAGCCAGATAGCCcttcagcagcagcatcagcagcagcgaccccgtctagcagcagctgtcacggccagcagcagcggttctCTCAGCAGcagccagctagccagccagccctccagtag